A single Sorex araneus isolate mSorAra2 chromosome 8, mSorAra2.pri, whole genome shotgun sequence DNA region contains:
- the LOC101545362 gene encoding free fatty acid receptor 2 has protein sequence MLPLKSSVVLTAYIIIFLTGLPANLLALRAFVGRVRQPHPAPVHILLLSLTLADLLLLLLLPFKIIEAAYDFRWPLPKILCALTGFGFYSSIYCSTWLLAGISIERYLGVAFPVQYKLSRRPLYGIIAAVVAWIMSFGHCTIVIIVQYLNSTEPAMEKSELTCYENFTPNQLEVVLPVRLELCLVLFFIPMVVTIFCYWRFVWIMLTQPHVGAQRRRRAVGLAVVTLLNFLVCFGPYNISHLVGFHMWQSPSWRAEAVVFSSLNASLDPVLFYFSSSAVRRAFGKGLQMLRHQGSTLLGCSRGKETGDVAMEDRGKSQAEGVPSSDFTTE, from the coding sequence ATGCTGCCCTTGAAGAGCTCCGTGGTCCTCACGGCCTACATCATCATCTTCCTCACCGGCCTCCCGGCCAACCTCCTGGCGCTGCGGGCCTTCGTGGGCCGCGTGCGCCAGCCCCATCCCGCGCCCGTCCACATCCTCCTGCTCAGCCTGACGCTGGCCgacctcctgctgctgctgctgctgcccttcAAGATCATCGAGGCCGCCTACGACTTCCGCTGGCCCCTGCCCAAGATCCTGTGCGCGCTCACGGGCTTCGGCTTCTACAGCAGCATCTACTGCAGCACGTGGCTCCTGGCGGGCATCAGCATCGAGCGCTACCTGGGGGTGGCCTTCCCCGTGCAGTATAAGCTGTCCCGCCGGCCCTTGTATGGGATCATCGCCGCCGTGGTGGCCTGGATCATGTCCTTCGGCCACTGCACCATCGTGATCATCGTGCAGTACTTGAACTCCACTGAACCAGCCATGGAGAAGAGCGAACTCACCTGCTACGAGAACTTCACCCCCAATCAGCTGGAGGTGGTGCTGCCCGTGCGGCTGGAGCTGTGTCTGGTGCTCTTCTTCATCCCCATGGTGGTCACCATCTTCTGCTACTGGCGCTTTGTGTGGATCATGCTCAcccagccccacgtgggggcCCAGCGGCGTCGCCGGGCCGTAGGGCTGGCCGTGGTGACGCTCCTCAACTTTCTGGTGTGCTTTGGCCCTTACAATATTTCCCACCTGGTGGGCTTCCACATGTGGCAGAGCCCCTCTTGGCGGGCGGAAGCTGTGGTGTTCAGCTCCCTCAACGCCAGCCTGGACCCCGTCCTGTTCTACTTCTCCTCTTCGGCGGTGCGCAGGGCCTTTGGGAAAGGGCTACAGATGCTAAGGCATCAAGGCTCCACCCTGCTGGGATGCTCCAGAGGCAAAGAGACAGGGGACGTGGCCATGGAGGACAGGGGCAAGAGTCAAGCAGAAGGGGTCCCAAGTTCTGACTTCACCACCGAGTAG